One segment of Rosa chinensis cultivar Old Blush chromosome 6, RchiOBHm-V2, whole genome shotgun sequence DNA contains the following:
- the LOC112174408 gene encoding RNA-binding protein BRN1 isoform X2, with protein sequence MLPKNVSEVEVSDLFSKYGTVKDLQILRGSQQTSKGCAFLKYETKEQALAALEAINGKHKMEGSSVPLVVKWADTEKERLARRAQKAHSQAANVPNSDSQPPSLFGALPMSYVPSYNGYSYQAPGTYGLMPYRLPALQNQPGFHNMIPPVNQGNALHRITPDLPPNIAPRNFAMRPSYLGSGYPAVPGLQHPMIYPGGMVSHRPLSASPGSLSPLVVNSNPATSLGTSRSSGGQVEGPPGANLFIYHIPQEFGDQELANAFQAFGRVLSAKVFVDKATGVSKCFGFVSYDSPEAAQSAIGVMNGYQLSGKKLKVQLKRDNKQNKPY encoded by the exons ATGCTTCCAAAGAATGTTTCCGAAGTTGAAGTATCCGATCTTTTCTCTAAATACGGAACAGTAAAGGACCTACAGATATTAAGGGGTTCTCAGCAAACGAGCAAAG GCTGTGCATTTTTAAAGTATGAGACAAAAGAACAAGCACTTGCTGCCCTGGAAGCCATTAATGGAAAACACAAAATGGAG GGTTCAAGTGTTCCTTTGGTTGTCAAATGGGCAGACACAGAAAAGGAAAGGCTAGCTCGGAGAGCCCAAAAAGCTCATTCACAGGCTGCTAATGTGCCAAATTCTGATTCACAACCTCCATCTTTATTTGGAGCCTTGCCTATGAGTTACGTTCCCTCATATAATGGGTATAGTTATCAG GCTCCTGGAACATATGGCCTTATGCCATACCGCCTGCCAGCACTGCAAAATCAACCAGGTTTCCATAATATGATACCCCCTGTAAATCAAGGAAATGCTTTACATCGAATTACACCCGACCTTCCTCCCAATATTGCCCCTAGAAATTTTGCCATGCGTCCAAGTTACCTGGGTTCTGGTTATCCTGCGGTTCCAGGTCTTCAGCATCCAATGATATATCCGGGAGGAATGGTGAGTCACCGGCCATTGAGCGCCTCACCTGGTTCATTGTCGCCTCTAGTTGTGAACAGTAACCCAGCCACATCCTTAGGCACCAGTAGAAGTTCCGGGGGTCAGGTTGAAG GTCCTCCTGGTGCTAATTTATTTATCTACCACATACCTCAAGAATTTGGAGATCAAGAGCTTGCTAATGCTTTTCAAGCATTTGGTAGGGTTTTGAGTGCCAAGGTTTTTGTTGATAAAGCAACCGGTGTCAGCAAATGTTTTG GATTTGTAAGCTATGATTCACCAGAGGCTGCTCAATCTGCTATCGGTGTTATGAATGGATACCAATTAAGTGGTAAGAAATTAAAGGTTCAGCTCAAGAGAGATAACAAGCAGAACAAACCCTATTAA